The genomic region ATGATCGCCTTCATGGGCCCCGCTTTCCAATACTGCTTTTTTTCTCCACGCATGATGTACGCCGAAAGACAATACACTGTTAACCCGATCATAATCATCGGCGATATCGGCAAACATGGATCTTACTTTTTCACTCATAGCATTTGATTAATTTCACTTTTGGCCGTAAAACCAGAAGCAGGGTAAAATGATTCTTTTTGAGGGTTGAAAGATAAAGAATTATGGAACATGGATACTGTAGATTCTATTCAAGTTCAGAGAGTAAATTTATCCCACCAACTCCACCAAATGATCAGTCTTGTTCAACTCCACGGCCTCAAATTTACCATCCTTCCAGCTCAGCCAGTTAATGGCTCCATTCTGGTGTTCGATCTTGTGCATATTGTGGAGTCCGTGTCCCAGCCATTCCGAGAGCAAAATGCGGGTCAATCGTCCATGGATCATAAAAACGATGTGTTCTTCTTTAGATGATTCCAGTACCTCTGCAACTTTCCTGTTAGCACGAGTGAAGGTTTGGCGGGGCGACTCCCCCTTTTCAGGTGCATAATCAACATTGCCTCCCTTCCACTGCTCATGAACCTCCATCACCTGATCTTGAATCTCCGTGAATACTTTTCCCTCCAAAACGCCAAAATCAATTTCATCCAATTCGGGATATTTTTCTACTTCAAGCTTTCTTTGTTCAGCCAGGGGTTGAACTGTTTCATGAGTTCGGCGTAACCCGCTTGCTATAATTTTTTGAATTTCGAAAGGCTCGAGTGCATCACGGATCGCTTTTGCCTGCCTTCTGCCCAAATCGTTGATAGAGGCATCCAGGCTTCTCCCCTGTATGATACTCGCTTTGTTATTGTCGGTCTCTCCGTGACGAATAAAGAACAGTTGCTTCATAATTAACCTGATTCCTCTACTTTTTCTTTTGCTTGTGATAGTTAACAATACGCACCAGCTCTTTTTCCATTTCATTTACCTCGCCGGTGAGAATTCCGTATTTCATTCCATATCGAATCAAAAGCATGTTCAAAATCCGGTCTTCCTTGGAAACTTTGGGCTGCCCAAAGAACTTCTTTCGGGTAAATTCAATCATCAACCTTAACAAACCCACTTTGTATAGAAAGAACAAAATTAAACCATACCAAATAGCATTAAATTCAACAGAAATTCCCATTCCTGCAGTAATTTCATTGATGCTGATTCCGATCAAAAAGATCGCGGATACCCCATAAACTACCCCGTCTTTATTCAGCAACTTTGCAATCGGAGTGGACGTCACATTCACAAAAACACCGGTGTTAAAATACCATAAGAAATAGAAAACTAAGGAGATGGCTGCAGCCAGCCAGGGAGTCACACCAAAAAAGACGACAATAAAGAACAGCATTAAGGAAAAACCGTCGGAGCTTTTTACCCACGCATCGGCCTCTTGTATGATTCTTTCCAACGGGCGGTTTTTGAGCAATCCGGGTACATAGTTCTCAATGCCATCTCTTGTTATATGATACCAATTTCCGTTGGACGTGGTTATCCCATCGGGGAGCTCCAGCATCTGCCAATTAAAACGACCTCTTTGAAAATTTTCCATAGTCAAATATAGGCACTAAAAAAGACTGATTCAGGCTTGAGCTACAGTAGCGATCATTATTTCCCCGCACCCGATTTTTTTCAATTCTGAACTCAACTCAAAAGTAGTGGCTCCGGTGGTGAAAACATCATCTATGATCACACAAAGAACATCCTTCACTTTTTCAGGTACAGTAACTTTAAATGCACCATCAATATTTTTTCTGCGTTTCTCGAGTGAGTACCCGGTTTGTGTACCTGTATTTTTTATCCGCTGAACAGTGTTCTTATCGATGATATGGAGATTGGTAACTTCTGCCACTCCTTTAGCAATGTAAAAAGCCTGATTATATCCTCGCATTCGGTATTTTTTGGGGTGAAGCGGAACCGGAAGCAAACGTACTTTCCGCCCTTTGACCCGATTCATAAACTCCGGATGCCGCAGCATGCTCTTCCCTAATTGCCGGCCAATGTCTTCTCCCACCCCCGTTAATCTATTATATTTTAGCTGATGCAGTACTTCCTGTAAATACCCGCCTTTATCAAAATTCCATAGAGCATGCTGCAAATAGACTCCTTCCGGAAGCATTATATCACGGGTTGATCGTTTTCCCGGCTGATAAGCCTCCTCAAACTTGCTCTCCAGGCAATTGTTACAAACAAAATTTTCATTCGTAGCCAATCTTAAACCACAAACCGTACAAACTTTTGGAAAAAGTATTTCTAAAATTCCTTCTGTTAATCTTTTAAAAAGCATTTAAAACCTCAAAATGATTAAAGTGAAAAGTTTGCTTTTCCTATCAAGTTTAATTACTTAGCTTCTTATAATTTTGTAGACCTAAATAAGTATCTATGTCTCTGGGAAAAGACCTCGCTTCTATACGCAAAAGCCAAAACCTCACGCTTGAGGATATACAAAATGCGATAAAAATTCCGCTTGATACTATAAAAAGTATTGAAGACGAAAGTATTTTTACCGATCCAAGCATGAACAAAACCTACGTTCGTAGTTTTGTGCGCAGCTATGCCAAGGTGCTGAAGCTGAATGATGATGATGTAGTTATGGCTTTGGATGAAGTAGAAGCCGGAATGTATTCGGGAAGTTTGGTGTCCGGAAAAGAAAATATTGATGAATACCGGCAACCTTATAGTCCGTCTAAACCTGAAGAGAAAGCTCCGGAAACAAGTTCAACTGAGCCTGTCGAATCTAAACCGGCACAAAAACCAGAGACAGAACCACCTAAAGAA from Gracilimonas sp. harbors:
- a CDS encoding ComF family protein, whose amino-acid sequence is MLFKRLTEGILEILFPKVCTVCGLRLATNENFVCNNCLESKFEEAYQPGKRSTRDIMLPEGVYLQHALWNFDKGGYLQEVLHQLKYNRLTGVGEDIGRQLGKSMLRHPEFMNRVKGRKVRLLPVPLHPKKYRMRGYNQAFYIAKGVAEVTNLHIIDKNTVQRIKNTGTQTGYSLEKRRKNIDGAFKVTVPEKVKDVLCVIIDDVFTTGATTFELSSELKKIGCGEIMIATVAQA
- a CDS encoding histidine phosphatase family protein, which encodes MKQLFFIRHGETDNNKASIIQGRSLDASINDLGRRQAKAIRDALEPFEIQKIIASGLRRTHETVQPLAEQRKLEVEKYPELDEIDFGVLEGKVFTEIQDQVMEVHEQWKGGNVDYAPEKGESPRQTFTRANRKVAEVLESSKEEHIVFMIHGRLTRILLSEWLGHGLHNMHKIEHQNGAINWLSWKDGKFEAVELNKTDHLVELVG